In the genome of Xiphophorus hellerii strain 12219 chromosome 14, Xiphophorus_hellerii-4.1, whole genome shotgun sequence, the window AATAGAAGAGACAAGGGTTTTAGCATaaatagtcaaaataacaaTGTATAGTGAGACCCACAGAATGGTCCGGATATATCACTTGGTGTGTGTTGAAAACCTTTGTTGAAAGGCTAAATAATGTCTTTCCAGgcatatttgacatttttctcagcCAAGCCAAAGTGCCAACCTGTCCAAAGACTGTCATCACCATTCCTCTGACCAAGAGGCCAAATCCAGCTTCGATAAATTTTGTTGTCCAGGTGATATTGACACcattaacacagaaatgtttggaGCAGCTTATGAATAATCACATCACACCATACATCTTCACTAATCAGGACTAGTTTCAGTTTGCCTTACTGAGAAGTTTTATTGACGATCTCCACCCTACTCCATGATATGCTGACACACCAAGGAAAGGAGGAAATGCATGTTGTAGGCGTCTCCTCGTTTCCACTTAATGGAATGTGTTACTTGAGGATCAGGTTTGGGAACCTCTGGTTTAGATGAATGTTACTAACAGTCCAATTAGAGATTATCGACATAAGTATCTTAACTGGAAGTTAAGGTATGCTGTTAAATTATTGTACTTTGGAGAGATGTTTTGAATATGCATGTAATGTGTTCACTCCATCTGCTGTTCTATAATATGACAACTCATCCAGCAGGTATTCATGAAGCAATAACAGGCAGAGTCTGTCAGCTGTTCAGTTATGAATTCCAGATAATCAGGTGTTGCCCTACCTTGGTAATTCTGATTAAAATTAATGACTTTGTTAACAATCGCCTTTGTTAGTCAATAACAGTTACTCATTGCCAAGCCTATTGTTGCACAACACAACGTTCTGCAAAGGCTGGAAGGATCCTCACATTCACAACAGCAGAAGAAAGATTCTGGTAATAAAAACTGCAGAGGACACCATCAGTGTCTCATCTGCAGGACATTTACCGACAGCTCACAGCAACTTCAGTCTCATCCTCCCTGTTGTTTGGGAAAAATACAGGAGGACATTTAAACAACGTTTTCCTCCCACAACAATCAGACTCCTGAACCAGCATGCAGAGTTGGGTTGTAGTATTTTTTGTGTCTATCCTTGTCTGCCGATCTGTGAagcttggttttgtttttgtgtgatgcATAGAAATAACATATCAGGTttgttcactcattcattcattcactcattcattcatctcCAATGCCTCAGGATCCACTTACCTGCAAAATGTCTCAACCAGAGGACCAACAGGAATaaatcatctgcaaaaagcagagagaatACTTAGAGCTTTCCAAACCAGACACAATTCCCTACTTAACTGCATGAACATCACAAACAGGTGACTCTTTGTGGCTTAGATGCAGTCCGACCTCATATGTAAAAATATGGCTCAGCAATTTTCTATATTTTGACATGCAAAGTTGAATTCCAACCTATTACatcaaaatacagaaatattgcGGACCTATGTTGAACTCTTCATGTCAAATAAGTATTAATATCTGCAGATTCCTAATGTCTAAATGTATAGTCAATCACTGAGTCTTatcaaaaacagtttaaatagtCTGTGTATTACAAATTGTAAAGTTTGATTTGTAATGTTTGTAATAATAACCCGACTTTTAACAATGTATGTTTATTACAAAACGTGTAGCCAAAAGTGCTCaaacttaattaaaatgtttttttttgtctgatgtaTAATTTGACAATAATCAAAATGATTTTCCGATCAAACATTTATCCCGTACCCACAGAGAtaaatgaacacacacacacacacacacacacacactctccaaTCATCTTACCTGTCAGAGTTCCAGCAGGTGTGCAGGTGACTGAACAGAAGAACAATCTTATTTATAATCAGCTTTGACCACACCCTCCCCATGGTTTCGATTCTTCTAtccagatgatgatgatgtaagTTTCCTGTAACATTGCTTTCCTTCTCTTGCTTGTATGTTTGACTCAAACGCGCCGCGGTTATTAATAGCTCAACTTGAAAGGCAGCATGCCACCTAATGAGTTGTGTTTATTCAcaaatgaaagcaaaagcattgcctttttgtaaaatgtgttttagttcaaaacatttgaacaaaaaaatgttcaaaccaAAAACCTGGTTTTGTTCGGCCATCTTGTAAATGGCAACATTCACGTTTCCTAGATACCTTATAGGAAGAATAGGGAACAAACAGCTTAAATGGATTATAGAGCATGAAGGAAATGTGTGTAGAGGTTTCATATTAGAATATGTAAAGCTGGTTTAGATGGTCACAAAATTAttgtatttcaatttttttttcatatctgcATTAAAAGCTGCTCCAGAGCAACTTCCCATTGAATTTCCTCCTGGTTTCCCCCCAAAccaaaacaatctgaaaactGCTGGGTCCAGTAATCCAGGAGGATTTTTTTATAATCTCTCCCAATAAGATTTGCCCAAAGATATAGATGATGTCTACAAAAGCAACATGGAGGATGATGTGTTTTAATTTCTGAAGGTGAAGCGTCTGTTGTGTTAAGATGAACTTTGATGCAATGACACCTCAATGCAGGAGCATTAGAGCCCTTCAAAAGCAGCTGGTGCTGTAATGCAATGAAAGGATTGAATACAAAGAAATAGTCATTTTAGAAAACTGGAGAATCCCCTGACTATtgggaaagacaaaaacattttttaacccGTCCAGGGgatctttttgtgggctctagtgtccctttatactaaagtaggctgacaggaaggagaggagggaagacatgcggcgcCGGGTCCAGAGTCAAACCCGCCGGCCGGGCcaaggactgaaggcctccaaatatgggtcacactatcccctacgccacaccccaatttttttattttaacctgtATAATGTCCCTGTTGCCATGTTAGCGAactaatgttattttctataGCAGGTGAAATTTCGTCAAAACAGAGAAACCACATAAAGTTCAGCCCAGTCAGTGAAAAGTTCTGTTCTTAAGACAAAGTACCAAGCTCATTCATATCCATATCCTCTTCCTTATTTActtccacttttttcttttggtccAGCCTTTGAATTAAAGTCTAAGACAATATTGAAAAGTTGGGTGTTGGCGTCAAACATTCAGTTTAAAGCTTCAtaaaacacacctggatcagGTCATTGTAGTCATTGCATGTTTGTCCACTTGATGGCGCTGTAGTACAGCTTCAGCTAATCACATGGAGTTGAAAGCTAGTTAGCTTTGGGGACAAATTTTATTCGATTGCACGTTTTTAGTTACGTTGCATTTGTTGCACCTGGACTTTACATACACTGGTCCCGTTTTACAGCTTCCCCTTCCTATACTAATAAATCATTTGCCTTAAGTAgagtaaatatttgaaatataactTCAAGAGTTAATCATTTATTAACTACAACAAATGTAGCTTTTGTTAGCCACGTTTCATAGAAATTCAGCTCGTTAGAAATGTGTTTGGCCCTTAAAAGGAccgttttgtttaatttatttaaagaagcAGTTTAACCCCCGAAGCCGTACAGAGTGCGGCCCTGCCTCTTCAGAGCGTACACCACGTCCATGGCGGTGACGGTCTTCCTCTTGGCGTGCTCGGTGTACGTGACGGCGTCACGGATGACGTTCTCCAGGAAGACCTTGAGCACACCGCGGGTCTCCTCGTAGATGAGACCGGAGATCCGCTTGACTCCCCCGCGGCGAGCCAGACGGCGGATAGCGGGCTTGGTGATTCCCTGGATGTTATCGCGGAGAACTTTACGGTGCCGCTTGGCGCCTCCTTTACCGAGACCTTTGCCTCCTTTTCCTCTTCCGCTCATGTTGGTATCGTTCAAGAAAAGCCTGAAGCGACAATGTGGCTCAGCAGGAGGAAACGGCGCCTATATGTGGGAACTGCGGACGTGAAAGAGAACAGGGGCGGAACCGAGCTGCACAGATCCAGTCCCGTTATTGAAACCGGCCGGAAAAGTTCCTGTTTCTCTTAGccagtttttaagaaaataaaaccttcctTCGGCaattcagaaattaattttgagagaataaaaatgagtgaGGGCTCTGTTaagtttttaatgtaataaagaGGAAAGTAAAGTAAAATCTTGTGTTTCAGTTGAGAAACtatgaaataaactgaatgttGATATTATGTGAAATTTAAGagcttttaaaagtaaaattatagaAACCTCTATTAACGTGTGTTGCGTAATCATGTATTTATGATGAATGGATGTGAATGAACagtagatatttattttatattctgcTAAATTATGGACTGAATGGCAAGTATAAGCCCTGACTTCACTTTATTCatcttttggcttcatcagttTGTAAAAtagtgtttcattttgtttgtttttgcaatgtaaACTTACCAAAAAATCAATTATGAGTTATTagttttaatcagtttaataTTTGATACATACCTACATAAATCTAATCTCTGCTGTACATTTACCTGATTTTCTAAAGTCTAGTGTCTCAGAAACTCTTCATTCATGTCTCAGACTACATACTGTTCTcattaaaacatgataaaatagtatttattattccattacatattttatacaatCCAAAAACTTGACCTTAGTATAGAAGTGAAGTGGCTGAGATTGTAGTTCAGAACCAGAATTACTTTTTATAAGAACATTTTCACTggtgaattaaataaattgtaacTTTATGAACATGAAGTCAGTGGTGGAAATTTTATAATTTGTCCCACAGTGAGGTTACATTCATATTCTTTCAAGATTTCATAAGTAATGTGTTTTGAGAAAATTGGATGCTtatgataaaaacatgtttgtgaaagcagcagcagcagccagagctCTTACAGTAAAGTGTGTGGCTCTTAAAAGAGCCGTTTGTTTGCTTGTTGCTGAGCAACAGCAGGTTTACTTGGCCTTGGCGGCCTTCTCGGTTTTCTTGGGCAGCAGCACCGCCTGGATGTTGGGCAGCACTCCACCCTGAGCGATGGTGACTCCACCCAGCAGCTTGTTGAGCTCCTCGTCGTTGCGGACGGCCAGCTGCAGGTGACGGGGGATGATGCGGGTCTTCTTGTTGTCGCGGGCGGCGTTCCCAGCCAGCTCCAGGATCTCAGCGGTCAGATACTCGAGCACAGCGGCCAGGTAGACGGGGGCTCCGGCACCGACCCGCTCTCCGTAGTTGCCTTTGCGCAGCAGCCTGTGAACGCGGCCCACCGGGAACTGGAGTCCGGCTCTAGAGGAGCGGGTCTTGGCCTTCGCTCTGGCTTTCCCTCCGGTCTTTCCGCGGCCACTCATTTTGTTGCTGCTTGTTTCTGGAGACGAGACTCGAGAAAATGTGACCAGCAGCGGCTGAAAGCTGCTTTATATGTCCGCGGAGAGGAGCGGGACGATGCTGGCGACCAACCAGAAAAGCTCCCAGCAGAGCGGGACGGAGAGGCGGACTTTTTGAACGCAGCTTCCTCCAATGAGCGGCGGACATTAAGCCGGGAGGAGACGCCTCTGGGCGGCGCTGAGCTCCAGGAGGAGCCGCTAACCAACCAGGATCCGGAGCGGAGCTGCAGCGTCACAGAGAGACGCCCAGAGCCGCAGCTTAAGAGCAGCGGAGCCTCGGCGGTTCGCGACATTTCTCTTCTGATCCCGAGCAGAGAAGCAGAATCATGGCCAGAACCAAGCAGACCGCCCGTAAATCCACCGGAGGCAAAGCCCCCAGGAAGCAGCTGGCCACCAAGGCAGCCAGGAAGAGCGCTCCGGCTACCGGCGGCGTGAAGAAGCCTCACCGCTACAGGCCCGGTACCGTGGCTCTGAGGGAGATCCGTCGCTACCAGAAGTCGACGGAGCTGCTGATCCGCAAGCTGCCCTTCCAGCGTCTGGTCCGAGAGATCGCTCAGGACTTCAAGACCGACCTGCGCTTCCAGAGCTCCGCCGTCATGGCTCTGCAGGAGGCCAGCGAGGCCTACCTGGTGGGTCTGTTCGAGGACACCAACCTGTGCGCCATCCACGCCAAGAGGGTCACCATCATGCCCAAAGACATCCAGCTGGCCCGCCGCATCCGCGGAGAGAGAGCTTAGAGGCTGCAGCTCCAACAAACACACAACGGCTCTTTTAAGAGCCACACACACCCAGTTTAACAGCTCTAGTTCctcatttttttaacacaatgtCTAAATTAATACCACAACATctgctttttatcattttattgctAGACAAAGCTATTTTCTAGTTAACTGAACTACATAAAAATGCAGCTCTTGAGTATAGAAGGTTTTTAGTTCATTtctcacaattttttttcaggaCCCAAAATTCAGCAGCACTAAAGGAGCTTGTGAGTAATTTCATCATTCATATCAGAATGATGAGATATTCAGATATCTCATAAACTGAATACCTCAGATTATGAGAACTTGTCAAAATATCAGCTATTTTGACAAGTAACCAAGTTTGATATAGAATATTAAATATGGCTGTGACTCTTACATTGACCAATCTGATGCCGTCTGAAATATCTCGACACATTTTGACACTCAAAATGTGTCCGAAGAtttttaattagcatttttacgcttcaaaatgaaaatgtctttgAGTTTCTGCTCAAGATGGTCGATGtctaatttaaaaatctaaatccaATAATTAGAAAGCTAAACTGACTGGACACAATGAAACGTCTTTAAACACTCTAATGGTTCAGTGACTTTAGCTTAGCATGTGTGTATGGACTTTTATCGCATTTAATAGTTTATACAGCTTTGTTTAAGTAAAACTACAGATATTAGTTAACTAGTGGCTAAATATGCTGCATGTCTTTTGACATGATTGTTTCTATGGTTCCATATAGTAACTCAAGCTCAGAGGCCAGAGGAATCAGGGAAACTAATTTACCAGTAATATTtaacagtataaaaaaaaaggaaaatctcaagcccatgttttttatttatttttttttaacatctcaaacattgttacatttatttcccTACATTTCCCTTTAACTTTAATATGtttaatcacacacacattacTTGTAGACTTAAAGTCAACATAATATAAAATGATTGATAGAAAACACAACTTCTTCTAGTGTTCATGTCCGTTTGCATTCAGGTCCCTCTGATTAACCCAAACAAACCCACTAATCCCAACTACCATCACCAAAAACAAGACTGGTGTAACATGGAAAACTGATttatgaataaaagaaaaacaaataaaaaataaaaaaaaccagtagatttcagagaaaacaaatgtctCTGGGTGGCGCTGATGGGCCTTCAGACTGGTTCTACTGGGTCTCAACCTTCCAAGTCTCTGAGCTCAGGAACtatggagaaaaacaaacacacttttGTCATGTTCAACATCATCCATTAAACTGGATTATCTTTGTCTGACTGTAAAACGTGACACTGATTTCATTCGGCTACTAATATAACTAGATAGCGTTTGTCTAGTCACAGGAACCGGAAAGACTATCAAATTACAGCAAGCAGTTTGTGGTGCTACACATACGGTTTGAAGCTTTGCagcttttctaattttaaaaataaactgattaagTCCCAAACACATATGGAGATGGTAATTCTTCACACATGTGcagttttacttattttaggCGACTTTTTTAGGTGCAAAGAGGAGAGATCTTCCCCGGGATCTTTCACACCAACCGCACATACATTTTGACTCGCGTTGAGGCTCTTACCCAACTTAAAAACTAAGATTGGAAGTCATTTTCAGTAATCATAACCATGTTGTTGTGGAAGTAGAgtgttatatttttctcttaacTAACATCTACCAGTGAAAGGTCTCTCGTAATTTTGGTTAGATCAGGGGTAATCTATGACATTTCAAATGAGTCTACAGTCAAAATTGGAGACATTGgatgaaatgtaaaatgataTAAACATTCATAAGATTTGAGCATTTTGATTACCTATTTATTGATCGGGAGCCATTGACAAGCAGCTATTTCTTCTGAAATGGTAAGCAGCACTTTTTCACCCATTCACAAACACAGTTATACACCAATGTGCCTCTGGACATATTGGTGCCCCTCCTGACATGTGACAGGAGGAAACGGAAATTGAACTTACAACCTTCTGATCACAAGACGACTTGTGATCGACTCTACCCACAGAGACACAGTCGCTCTGTGGGTATGCAGTGATAAATATGCTGCCGGAAAGGAAAGAAACCCTTTAAACCACAATGTTTAGCTTAAGAATGGTTTGGTTGTGAGTAGGGAACTATTGTTATCTGCATGTAAATAAACGAGCCATTTTATCTCACCTCTTTCTACCTTAGTCTGGATGTGAAAGGCCACTGGACCTCTGATGGTGAATCCAAGGAAGAAGGAAACGTTCCGTGCTTTCCAGAGACTTCTTTGTAGATTGGCTTCAATTTTAATCTCTTTGTTAGCAATACGAAGGAACACTCCGTAGTTCTTCACTACCCCTTCAAACTTGATCAGACGTTCTTTGACGTTGTCATCTTTGAATATGTACTCATTTTTCCAGTCTTTCATTTTGCAGTCTGGATCCGTTCCGTGGCTGTGGTCTAAGAACAGCTGCTCGAGAACGGTTCTGTGAACAAGTCTGTCCAGATCTTGTCCTTTTCCGATGAAAAACAGAGGTTGGAGGTATCTCGATCTAAAGTACTTCAGGTATGCGTTTTCATATGAGCGGCCCATTTCCTGAATTCTCTGGCTCAGGTCAAAGCTACCATTATCTTCAGTGTCTGTGGGCCAGGACAAGAGTAAGGCCAGCAGGTGCTGCTCAGGAGGATCACTGTGATCCGGGGGGATTCCCTGTTTGAAACTTTGAATTAAAGCTTCAGGAGAATTGGGAAAGGTTGCTCCGAGGTTCCGGGACAAGACGTAAGCCAGAATGAAGTTGGCTACATCTGATTTGGACTTTGTCTTTGaccatatttttttccaacattcgGTTATACGCTGGAGTAGATCTACAGAGTACTCTCTGTCCATGCATGCAAGCACTCCTGCGAATGTTGTTGCCAGGTGATGCTGAAGCTCATGCTTACACTGAGGAATGGCTAGGTTGCCTTCTGTAGATGGTGAGTCACCACCAAACTTCTTTTGACATTCATAGGTTTCTTCCGAAATGTATTCAGGGTCATCTCTCTCTATACTGAGCTTTGAGAAGGTCAGGTATGCCGCAAAAAACTCAGCTTTTTTCTGAACGTCTCCTTTAAGGTTGCTTACCAGCTCATTGAATCTGTAAAGTTTGTTGTCGCCAAGTTCTTTCAGGATGGAGCCAAAGGACACCTTCTTTGTAAGAACTGCTTTCCAGGTTTCGTTTTTCTTCACAAGCAAGTCATAGAGAAGGTGGCAGACCTGTATAAACCCAAACTGCCCTCTGCAGTTGAACAGATTTGAGAATCTAACTGCGTTATCGCCAGAGGTGTCCATCTGATGTCCTTCTTCCGCAAGTTGTTCTTCATGCTTGAAAGCCTCAATAGCTTTTTTGGCTTTCTGCAAGACTTGTCTTGCGTTGGAAGTTTCTCCCGTGCTCTTGAGGCGGTTCTTGTGGACCTGACCCAAAGTATCAGCGATGAAGGAATTTTGGGGATCTCTTTGCTTTGCTCTTTTTGCCCACATTTCTGCTGGATTGTACGATTTTAGCTCTATGTAGTAGAAACGAGCAAGAGCTTGAGGAAAAAAGGGATCTTGAGGAAATTTATTTGATGCCACCTTTAAGACGGACACGCTCTGGGCCTTGAGCTCTTGTTGTTGGATATCCAGAATGAGTTTTGAAAATCTCTCTTGTTCCCCCTTAACCTCTAAGCCGCTTTTTGGGTcgagttttattttaaattctctTTTGGTCAACATGTCTTTAACGAAACGAAGCAAACATAGTGGGAACGTCCCGTGGTCCTCGTATCTGTAGTAATAATTCAGGAAGTTTCTTGCTGTGTCACTTCTGGTCACTCCTTTGGTAGCCAGGAGTTCGGTACAACGCTTTGCTATCAGTGGGTGAGCCATGCTGACCTTTCTCTCTGTTCTTTCATCTTCTTGGAAGGTGACAATGAGGTCACTAAACTGGTGCATTTGGTCTTCCACTGATATGTGTGCAAAAGCGCAGCTTTCCTCACAGAGGAAGTCAAGGCACTGAGATTCCAGCAGATAGGAACCTGGTACATAGGCGTTCAGTAAGGATAGAAAAGCAGCTAGCTGGGCCCTCAAGGGTCTATGTGCTTTTGAACAAGATCTGATTATCTGGCAGGCTTCGTTGATGTATTCTTCTGAGAAATTAGTCTGCATTATGTTGAAGCCATGGAACCGTAGGATCTTTTCGCCATACTTTTCATTGAGCTCCTTCTTCTTTTCATTGAATTTCCGCTGTTCGTTCTCTGTCAGGTGTCTTTgtaggaaaacattttcattttgtaacaGGGTATCTTTTCTCACACAGCTTAGTAAAACTGCCACAGGCATGACGGTGACTATGTTCTGCTCCTTGATAGACATCATAATGTTTTCTTGGAGGTTGTCAAGGATCTGCTCATCATTTAGTAACAGCAGTACTGTGTTCTGGTGACCCCGACCGCCTGCTGTAAAAAGATGGACCACTTCCTGCGCCACTTTTGTGGTGTCTGAGATCGAGTTTGCAAGAACCGCACAGCGGAAGGTTTTCTTCAAGTCCCACAACGCCTGCATCGCCATTGTAGTCCCTCCGCTTCCTGGCTGGTGGAACAGTTTAACAGTGGATATCGCAGGGAGTTTTCTTTTCGCTTGAATTTCCTCCTTGAGTTTTTCAAATCCATCCCGTTTGATGAACAGCGTTCCAGTGCCAGATGATGCTTCCCGCTCGTTACTGTGAAAGTTCAGCCAGTTTGGTGGGGCGCCCCTGTAAaagttttcctcttcttttctccttttctctgtAAATGTTGGATCATCTCCTTCAAACTGGTCTGCATAGAGAACATCtaacagagaaaagaaatccCTAATTTCACTTTCCACATATATCCTACCACCTTTAGCAGTGGACAAGGCTGGTTTGGTTTCCAtctcagattttcagttttctgtaaaaacaaaagaaaaacgcagattaaaaaaaatagaggatTAGTTCCTTAACTAATcctatattaaaaataatcatcatcGATAATTGGTGCTCGGATAATAAGGTGTTTTTGAGTGAATAGTTGATTCTCAGCAGTTCACTGAATTTTGACTTATCTCTGAGATTGCTTGACCTTTTCAGTGAGTCCGGGCGTGAACTTTATAGACACTAAATGTTACTGTGACATTTCCTCaatattttatgctttatataaaatataattttaattatcCGCT includes:
- the LOC116732376 gene encoding histone H4 gives rise to the protein MSGRGKGGKGLGKGGAKRHRKVLRDNIQGITKPAIRRLARRGGVKRISGLIYEETRGVLKVFLENVIRDAVTYTEHAKRKTVTAMDVVYALKRQGRTLYGFGG
- the LOC116732371 gene encoding histone H2A-like, whose translation is MSGRGKTGGKARAKAKTRSSRAGLQFPVGRVHRLLRKGNYGERVGAGAPVYLAAVLEYLTAEILELAGNAARDNKKTRIIPRHLQLAVRNDEELNKLLGGVTIAQGGVLPNIQAVLLPKKTEKAAKAK
- the LOC116732369 gene encoding histone H3, with amino-acid sequence MARTKQTARKSTGGKAPRKQLATKAARKSAPATGGVKKPHRYRPGTVALREIRRYQKSTELLIRKLPFQRLVREIAQDFKTDLRFQSSAVMALQEASEAYLVGLFEDTNLCAIHAKRVTIMPKDIQLARRIRGERA
- the LOC116732321 gene encoding sterile alpha motif domain-containing protein 9-like: METKPALSTAKGGRIYVESEIRDFFSLLDVLYADQFEGDDPTFTEKRRKEEENFYRGAPPNWLNFHSNEREASSGTGTLFIKRDGFEKLKEEIQAKRKLPAISTVKLFHQPGSGGTTMAMQALWDLKKTFRCAVLANSISDTTKVAQEVVHLFTAGGRGHQNTVLLLLNDEQILDNLQENIMMSIKEQNIVTVMPVAVLLSCVRKDTLLQNENVFLQRHLTENEQRKFNEKKKELNEKYGEKILRFHGFNIMQTNFSEEYINEACQIIRSCSKAHRPLRAQLAAFLSLLNAYVPGSYLLESQCLDFLCEESCAFAHISVEDQMHQFSDLIVTFQEDERTERKVSMAHPLIAKRCTELLATKGVTRSDTARNFLNYYYRYEDHGTFPLCLLRFVKDMLTKREFKIKLDPKSGLEVKGEQERFSKLILDIQQQELKAQSVSVLKVASNKFPQDPFFPQALARFYYIELKSYNPAEMWAKRAKQRDPQNSFIADTLGQVHKNRLKSTGETSNARQVLQKAKKAIEAFKHEEQLAEEGHQMDTSGDNAVRFSNLFNCRGQFGFIQVCHLLYDLLVKKNETWKAVLTKKVSFGSILKELGDNKLYRFNELVSNLKGDVQKKAEFFAAYLTFSKLSIERDDPEYISEETYECQKKFGGDSPSTEGNLAIPQCKHELQHHLATTFAGVLACMDREYSVDLLQRITECWKKIWSKTKSKSDVANFILAYVLSRNLGATFPNSPEALIQSFKQGIPPDHSDPPEQHLLALLLSWPTDTEDNGSFDLSQRIQEMGRSYENAYLKYFRSRYLQPLFFIGKGQDLDRLVHRTVLEQLFLDHSHGTDPDCKMKDWKNEYIFKDDNVKERLIKFEGVVKNYGVFLRIANKEIKIEANLQRSLWKARNVSFFLGFTIRGPVAFHIQTKVERVPELRDLEG